One Helianthus annuus cultivar XRQ/B chromosome 12, HanXRQr2.0-SUNRISE, whole genome shotgun sequence genomic region harbors:
- the LOC110894424 gene encoding NAD(P)H-quinone oxidoreductase subunit L, chloroplastic, producing MSSSMSFNIPKALPSLPQSKFHPLSTPFTRKQFHISNPHNFSKPVTINLKKNDDGPSLIKPVIVNLKKKDDGFGLNKASLAIQVGALLSTVVSEPALAVTGVNDEEDIVWVLIQLAICAFLYFLVAPPFIMNWLRIRWYKRNLLEMYVQFMFVFLFFPGVLLWAPFLNFRKFPRDPDMKYPWSVPEDPSKIRNSYLKYPWATIDDYEV from the exons ATGAGCTCCTCCATGAGCTTCAACATCCCAAAGGCTTTGCCTTCTCTTCCTCAATCCAAATTTCACCCACTCTCCACTCCATTCACTAGAAAACAATTCCATATCTCCAATCCACACAACTTCTCCAAACCCGTCACCATTAATCTGAAGAAAAACGATGACGGCCCCAGTTTGATCAAACCCGTCATCGTTAATCTAAAGAAAAAGGATGATGGGTTCGGTTTGAACAAAGCGAGCTTGGCAATACAAGTGGGAGCACTTTTGAGTACT GTTGTTAGTGAACCGGCTTTGGCAGTCACCGGAGTAAACGATGAAGAGGATATTGTGTGGGTGTTGATCCAATTAGCCATATGTGCTTTCTTGTATTTTCTAGTGGCCCCA CCATTCATCATGAACTGGTTGAGGATAAGATGGTATAAGAGAAATCTTTTGGAGATGTATGTGCAGTTTATGTTTGTGTTCTTGTTCTTCCCAGG TGTGTTGCTTTGGGCTCCATTTTTGAACTTCAGGAAGTTTCCAAGAGATCCAGACATGAAGTACCCATGGTCTGTCCCTGAAGATCCTTCTAAAATTCGCAACTCTTACCTAAAATACCCTTGGGCTACCATTGATGATTATGAAGTCTAA